The Diadema setosum chromosome 1, eeDiaSeto1, whole genome shotgun sequence genome has a window encoding:
- the LOC140232500 gene encoding uncharacterized protein, with amino-acid sequence MTSPAQVTSGQLPDGAAHRSIVESPALVPHPRVINSPAHSPPTGLSRAPPHDVARHQASRLDHLGEQWEAEGFSEDARRLLSRSWRENTNKQYESAWSQWLHWCNRRSFDPFNPTIVHVVNFLSSLSLGKSYSTVNCYRSALSSALPPINGYSVGKHPLIIRLMKGIFNEKPPKPRYTSTWEVSKVLDYLSSLDVNENLDLLQLSEKLISLTALVSAQRVQTLGLLDTSYMTVNDECASFQIMGLLKTTSPKANIASQSVELPAYTPNEKICVLSTLKEYLKRTEVARQADKETKLFLSTRKPHNKASNATIARWLKNVLVKAKIDASIFSAHSYRSAASSAAFCHGVSIHEIMARANWSNSRTFREFYFKPSTEQNFASTILNLGT; translated from the exons ATGACA AGTCCTGCACAAGTTACATCAGGACAGCTGCCAGATGGCGCTGCTCATCGCTCCATTGTGGAGAGCCCAGCCCTGGTACCCCATCCTCGAGTCATTAATAGCCCCGCCCATTCTCCTCCCACGGGGTTGTCTAGAGCCCCTCCCCACGACGTTGCCAGACATCAGGCTAGTCGCCTGGACCATCTCGGCGAACAGTGGGAAGCAGAAGGCTTTTCGGAGGACGCTAGACGTCTTCTCTCCCGCTCATGGAGGGAAAATACCAACAAACAGTACGAGTCTGCTTGGTCCCAGTGGCTACATTGGTGTAATAGACGATCGTTTGATCCGTTTAACCCAACTATAGTTCATGTTGTTAATTTTTTGTCTTCCCTAAGTTTGGGGAAGAGCTATTCTACAGTGAACTGTTATCGATCAGCGCTATCATCTGCGCTACCACCTATTAATGGTTATTCTGTTGGAAAGCATCCGCTTATCATACGATTGATGAAGGGAATatttaatgagaaacctccGAAACCGAGGTACACGAGCACTTGGGAAGTTTCCAAGGTTTTGGACTATTTAAGTTCCTTAGATGTTAATGAAAATCTCGATTTACTCCAGTTGAGTGAAAAGCTTATTTCTCTTACTGCACTTGTTTCAGCTCAAAGAGTTCAGACGTTAGGTCTTCTTGATACATCGTACATGACTGTAAATGATGAATGTGCAAGTTTTCAAATTATGGGTTTGTTAAAGACAACGTCACCCAAGGCGAATATCGCTTCCCAGTCGGTTGAATTACCAGCTTACACTCCAAATGAAAAAATTTGCGTTTTGTCTACTCTAAAGGAATATCTCAAACGAACGGAAGTGGCTCGTCAGGCTGATAAGGAGACAAAGCTTTTTCTTTCGACGAGGAAGCCACACAACAAGGCGTCGAATGCCACAATAGCAAGATGGTTAAAGAATGTTCTAGTCAAAGCAAAGATAGATGCATCAATTTTCTCGGCCCACAGCTATCGTAGTGCGGCCAGTTCAGCTGCCTTTTGCCACGGTGTTTCGATCCATGAAATAATGGCTAGAGCAAACTGGTCAAACTCCAGAACCTTTAGGGAGTTCTACTTTAAGCCTTCTACAGAACAAAATTTTGCGTCCACTATCCTAAATCTTGGGACCTAG
- the LOC140232510 gene encoding uncharacterized protein produces the protein MDMSEVGGQSTGPVPSTAAVPSMADFELLKTQLAALMENQPSDAHHPAGQHAKHVPQTAGGHPRRSRDDEDDLLSIFAESSVVSGVSSPSRQVSYDPETDLEIFSAAQVNKNTGFDSDDELYGHGPEVLGKPVFDALSTRLTKAVTMPPKTECLEKLDKQYLTPANAPALCAPRVDEQLWASIPTRARAADSRAQKLQKAVVRGMIPYAHILAELHDAADDKRAVDVSRVKRLALDGITLAGHATYEISMKRREDLKPSFNPKYRGICSRTVPVGQTLFGGDLSATLKSVGDTYLVGQKITPSVGRYRRRFGNLTSGRRPAFRPYDNYRNTRSGNRHGPPQRSFRPATISRPPPPRFRETAGQQRNARDDSSKN, from the coding sequence ATGGATATGTCGGAAGTCGGGGGACAGTCGACGGGCCCAGTCCCGTCCACAGCTGCTGTGCCGTCGATGGCGGATTTCGAACTGTTAAAAACGCAATTGGCAGCTTTAATGGAGAACCAACCATCTGACGCTCACCATCCCGCCGGGCAGCATGCGAAGCATGTGCCCCAAACTGCCGGCGGGCATCCACGGCGTAGCCGGGATGATGAAGATGACTTGTTAAGCATCTTTGCGGAGTCGTCTGTTGTATCAGGCGTGTCGTCCCCCAGCCGTCAGGTCAGCTATGACCCAGAAACGGACCTTGAGATTTTCTCCGCTGCACAAGTGAACAAAAACACTGGCTTTGACTCTGACGACGAATTATATGGTCATGGCCCCGAGGTGCTTGGAAAGCCCGTTTTCGACGCACTTTCTACCCGGCTAACAAAAGCCGTGACCATGCCACCAAAGACTGAGTGTCTTGAAAAACTGGATAAGCAATATCTGACGCCTGCAAACGCCCCGGCGCTGTGTGCCCCCCGTGTCGATGAACAGCTATGGGCGTCCATTCCTACCAGAGCTAGAGCGGCCGACTCTCGAGcccaaaaacttcaaaaagccGTAGTGCGAGGAATGATTCCTTACGCCCATATCCTGGCAGAACTTCATGATGCTGCCGACGACAAGAGGGCAGTTGATGTGAGCCGCGTCAAACGATTGGCGCTGGATGGGATAACGCTGGCGGGACACGCCACGTATGAAATCTCGATGAAGCGTCGAGAAGATTTAAAGCCATCTTTCAACCCAAAGTATCGGGGAATTTGCAGCCGAACCGTGCCAGTGGGTCAGACACTTTTCGGTGGTGACCTTTCGGCGACCTTGAAATCAGTGGGAGATACCTATTTGGTTGGGCAGAAGATCACCCCGTCAGTAGGAAGATACCGCCGCCGTTTCGGCAACCTCACGAGTGGCAGACGTCCGGCGTTTCGCCCGTATGACAACTACCGCAATACGCGGTCAGGCAACCGTCACGGACCTCCACAGAGATCGTTCCGGCCTGCCACGATCTCTCGTCCTCCCCCTCCGAGATTTCGGGAGACTGCTGGCCAGCAGCGAAATGCCCGTGACGACTCTTCAAAAAACTAG